In Tripterygium wilfordii isolate XIE 37 chromosome 23, ASM1340144v1, whole genome shotgun sequence, one genomic interval encodes:
- the LOC119993139 gene encoding protein TSS-like isoform X1, translated as MAPKPGKAKPHKAKGDKKKKEEKVLPTVIEITVETPDGSQVTLKGISTDRILDVRKLLGVNVETCHFTNFSLSHEVRGPKLKDSVDIVSLKPCHLSIVQEDYTEEQAVAHIRRLLDIVACTTSFGPTSSSPKTPGRSNSKETGSVKETGSGSPESEATQDSGPESGSGSDAKLIKKTTGAGSQISPKDRVETDSAAVSLCPPLRLGQFYEFFSFSNLTPPVQYIRKSTRPFLEDKTEEDLFQIDIRVCSGKPTTIVASRKGFYPAGKRAILCHTLVSLLQQTSRVFDAAYKALMKAFTEHNKFSNLPYGFRANTWVVPPFVAENPSVFPPLPMEDENWGGNGGGQGRDCKHDSRPWAKEFAILAAMPCKTADERQIRDRKAFLLHSLFVDVSVFKAVAAIKIIIENNASSLNDSTTPILHEEKVGDLSIKVTRDMPDATRKFDCKSDGSLVLEMSQEELAQRNLLKGITADESATVQDTSTLGVVIVRHCGYTAVVKVSGEVNFDGNHIPHDIDIEDQPEGGANALNVNSLRMLLHKYSMPQSSSTGQRLQSAEMETLLSARSLVRKVLEDSLLKLQTDPTEHKNSSIRWELGACWVQHLQNQASGKTESKKTEDTKLEPGVKGLGKQGGLLKDIRRKTDVRNCKNEFGKEVPAGNTDVNCKSDIAHQKELEKQDGEMEMLWKKLVPEAAYLRLKESETGLHLKSPDDLIEMAHRYYADTALPKLVADFGSLELSPVDGRTLTDFMHTRGLQMHSLGRVVELADKLSHVQSLCIHEMIIRAYKHILQAVVSAVENAGDLASSIASCLNILLGTPPIDNAEADVHDDDKLKWKWVETFLLKRFGWQWKNESCEDLRKYAILRGLSHKVGLELVPRDYDMDHANPFRKSDIISMVPVYKHVACSSADGRTLLESSKTSLDKGKLEDAVNFGCKALSKLVSVCGPYHRMTAGAYSLLAVVLYHTGDFNQATIYQQKALDINERELGLDHPDTMKSYGDLAVFYYRLQHTELALKYVNRALYLLHLTCGPSHPNTAATYINVAMMEEGLGNVHVALRYLHEALKCNQRLLGADHIQTAASYHAIAIALSLMEAYSLSVQHEQTTLQILQAKLGSEDLRTQDAAAWLEYFESKALEQQEAARNGTPKPDASISSKGHLSVSDLLDYITPDADMKAREAQKKARAKQVKGKTGLNLDTISNEYQKDETFSPSYPTVENSSDKENKSEIQFSESFDKSPESSYHVDQSTLNAVMAQEDNSDEGWQEAVPRGRTQTGRRSSSSRKPRLPKLNTNFMNVSQSSRYHGKPNNFSSPKAAPNENAVPAGPTRTITKKFVKSASFSPKPNTPSTSSGGAEKLNTPKSAPATPATPASADQVVKSISTASSVNVQAAGKLFSYKEVALAPPGTIVKAVAEQLPKGNLPTEPNPPVRQETAASEMVLGEVATAKDSEEEVQKPIEEKQPLLSGEEKKGYIDEEENTKSGDPVARQPMDEIKNATDNNIETEGGTLEVKSADAKCTRRETPNIVNSEVEDLDDMMDSSAIGLGNEGLEERKTSPDPEPLSVLTENATLLSDKDASNLNGKEVDESLHDLAAGFTGTKASPTEIGKQDETEAAKETTKKLSAEAPPFNPSMIPVFGSVNVPGFKDHGGILPPPVNNPPIIAFNPVRRSPHQSATARVPYGPRLSGGYNRSGNRGPRYKEGFHNGEHTGDGNPLSPPRIMNPLAAEFVPGIPWVPNGYPVSPNGFMASPNGVPVSPNGYPISPNGIPVSINGYPTSLNGIPITQDGFPAYPINSVESPTVDTVEVCSENENVAAAEEGGTDDPLMQVGVQEQSSMEEVQKNHDGNAYPELDEVPTVMGVASNNVVKETCSDMPVEEKPSKCWGDYSDNEAEIVEVTS; from the exons ATGGCTCCTAAACCAGGCAAGGCAAAGCCACATAAAGCCAAGGGggataaaaagaagaaggaagagaaag TTTTGCCCACTGTAATCGAAATTACAGTCGAAACACCAGACGGTTCTCAAGTTACTCTCAAG GGCATATCGACGGACAGGATTCTAGATGTTAGAAAGCTTCTAGGTGTTAATGTGGAGACATGCCATTTTACCAACTTCTCCTTATCTCACGAG GTACGGGGACCCAAGCTGAAAGATTCTGTTGACATCGTGTCTCTTAAACCCTGCCACCTCAGCATTGTTCAAG AGGACTATACGGAAGAGCAAGCCGTTGCGCACATCCGTCGCCTCCTCGACATCGTCGCCTGCACCACCTCCTTCGGCCCCACCTCCTCATCCCCTAAAACCCCCGGTCGTTCCAATTCCAAAGAAACCGGTTCAGTAAAGGAGACAGGTTCGGGTTCGCCGGAGAGCGAAGCTACTCAGGATTCCGGTCCGGAAAGCGGCAGTGGATCAGATGCAAAGCTCATTAAGAAAACCACCGGAGCTGGGAGCCAAATTAGCCCCAAGGATAGGGTGGAAACGGACTCCGCCGCCGTGTCATTGTGTCCGCCGCTGCGTCTCGGCCAGTTCTATGAATTCTTCTCGTTCTCGAATCTCACGCCGCCAGTGCAAT ATATTCGAAAATCAACTCGTCCGTTTTTGGAGGATAAAACGGAAGAGGATCTCTTTCAGATTGAT ATTCGAGTTTGCAGTGGGAAGCCAACCACTATTGTAGCTTCACGAAAAGGGTTCTATCCTGCTGGGAAACGGGCTATACTTTGCCACACTCTTGTTAGTCTGCTGCAGCAAACAAGCAGGGTGTTTGATGCA GCATACAAGGCTCTTATGAAAGCTTTCACAGAGCACAATAAA TTTAGCAATCTGCCTTATGGCTTTCGTGCGAATACGTGGGTTGTCCCTCCGTTTGTTGCTGAGAACCCATCTGTTTTCCCTCCACTGCCCATGGAAGATGAAAATTGGGGAGGAAATGGGGGTGGGCAAGGGAGAGATTGTAAACATGATTCCAGGCCTTGGGCTAAAGAGTTTGCAATTCTGGCTGCTATGCCTTGTAAAACCGCAGATGAGAGGCAAATCCGGGATCGCAAGGCTTTCTTGCTACACAGTTTATTTGTCGACGTTTCTGTTTTCAAAGCTGTTGCAGCAATAAAAATTATCATTGAAAATAACGCGTCCTCTCTGAATGACTCCACCACTCCAATTCTGCATGAGGAAAAGGTTGGAGACTTGAGTATTAAGGTTACGAGAGATATGCCTGATGCAACTAGAAAATTTGACTGTAAAAGTGATGGAAGTCTGGTTCTAGAAATGTCACAGGAAGAGCTTGCCCAGAGAAATTTGCTCAAAGGCATAACTGCTGATGAGAGTGCAACAGTTCAA GATACTTCTACGTTAGGTGTTGTGATTGTTAGACATTGTGGGTACACAGCTGTTGTAAAAGTTTCAGGTGAAGTGAATTTTGATGGAAATCATATTCCACATGACATCGACATTGAAGACCAGCCTGAAGGAGGTGCCAATGCTTTGAATGTCAACAG CTTGAGAATGCTATTGCACAAGTATTCCATGCCTCAATCTTCCAGTACCGGACAGCGACTGCAGAGTGCAGAAATGGAAACTTTATTATCTGCTAGGTCTTTAGTGAGGAAAGTACTGGAGGATAGTTTGCTGAAGTTGCAGACAGATCCCACTGAGCACAAAAACTCATCCATCAGATGGGAGCTAGGAGCATGTTGGGTGCAACATTTGCAAAATCAGGCATCAGGAAAAACTGAGTCAAAAAAAACTGAAGACACTAAGCTTGAGCCTGGAGTAAAGGGCCTTGGAAAGCAAGGTGGACTGCTAAAGGATATTAGGAGGAAAACAGATGTCAGAAACTGCAAAAATGAATTTGGTAAGGAAGTTCCAGCTGGGAACACTGATGTGAACTGCAAGTCAGATATTGCCCATCAGAAGGAGTTGGAAAAACAAGATGGGGAAATGGAAATGTTGTGGAAAAAATTGGTTCCTGAAGCAGCATATTTACGGCTTAAAGAGTCAGAAACTGGTCTTCACCTCAAG TCACCTGATGATCTAATTGAAATGGCACATCGATACTATGCTGATACTGCTCTTCCAAAACTG GTGGCAGATTTTGGATCCCTTGAGCTTTCTCCAGTTGATGGGAGGACTTTAACAGATTTTATGCATACTAGGGGCTTGCAAATGCATTCCTTGGGGCGTGTA GTTGAACTTGCAGACAAACTCTCTCATGTGCAATCGCTCTGTATACATGAGATGATCATTCGAGCGTACAAACACATATTGCAAGCTGTTGTATCTGCAGTTGAGAATGCTGGGGACCTGGCTTCGTCAATAGCATCCTGTTTAAATATATTGTTGGGAACCCCACCAATTGACAATGCTGAAGCCGATGTTCACGATGATGATAAACTAAAATGGAAGTGGGTGGAAACCTTCCTCTTAAAGAGATTTGGGTGGCAATGGAAAAATGAAAGCTGTGAGGATCTGAGAAAGTATGCTATCCTTCGTGGTCTGTCCCACAAG gtTGGGCTTGAGCTTGTTCCAAGGGACTATGATATGGACCATGCAAATCCTTTTAGGAAGTCAGATATCATAAGCATGGTCCCTGTATATAAG CATGTTGCATGTTCCTCGGCTGATGGGCGCACACTATTGGAGTCATCTAAGACTTCCTTGGATAAAGGTAAATTGGAGGATGCAGTTAACTTTGGCTGTAAG GCACTCTCAAAACTTGTGTCAGTTTGTGGTCCTTATCATCGAATGACAGCCGGAGCATATAGTCTTTTGGCTGTTGTTTTGTACCATACTGGGGATTTTAATCAG gCGACCATTTACCAGCAGAAGGCTTTGGATATTAATGAGAGGGAGCTTGGACTTGACCATCCTGATACCATGAAAAGTTATGGGGATCTAGCTGTCTTCTACTATCGTCTTCAACATACAGAGTTAGCCTTGAA GTATGTCAACCGTGCACTGTATCTTTTGCATTTAACATGCGGGCCTTCTCATCCAAATACGGCTGCTACCTATATCAATGTAGCAATGATGGAAGAAGGTTTGGGAAATGTCCATGTTGCTCTTAGATACCTCCATGAGGCTCTAAAGTGTAACCAAAGGCTACTTGGTGCTGATCACATACAG ACTGCTGCCAGCTACCATGCTATAGCAATTGCTCTTTCATTGATGGAAGCATACTCCTTAAGTGTTCAGCATGAGCAAACTACCCTTCAGATACTGCAGGCCAAACTTGGATCTGAGGATCTACGTACACAA GATGCGGCTGCATGGCTTGAGTACTTTGAATCCAAGGCTCTGGAGCAGCAAGAAGCTGCACGCAATGGTACTCCAAAGCCTGATGCCTCTATCTCCAGTAAAGGTCATTTAAG TGTGTCAGACCTGTTGGATTATATAACACCTGATGCAGATATGAAAGCAAGGGAAGCCCAAAAGAAAGCCCGTGCAAAG CAGGTTAAAGGCAAAACAGGGCTTAACTTGGATACAATCTCAAATGAATATCAGAAGGATGAAACATTTTCACCATCATATCCCACAGTGGAGAATTCAAgtgataaagaaaataaatctgaAATTCAATTCTCTGAATCCTTCGACAAAAGTCCTGAATCAAGTTATCATGTGGATCAGTCAACATTGAATGCTGTGATGGCGCAAGAGGACAATTCAGATGAAGGATGGCAAGAGGCTGTTCCCAGGGGTCGCACACAAACTGGTCGCAGGTCTTCTAGTTCAAGAAAGCCAAGGCTACCTAAACTGAATACTAATTTCATGAACGTATCCCAGTCGTCAAGATACCATGGGAAACCCAATAATTTCTCTTCTCCAAAAGCTGCTCCTAATGAAAATGCTGTCCCTGCTGGTCCTACCCGTACTATTACCAAAAAGTTTGTTAAAAGTGCAAGCTTCAGTCCTAAGCCAAATACCCCTAGTACCTCATCTGGTGGAGCAGAGAAATTAAATACCCCAAAGTCTGCCCCAGCTACCCCAGCTACCCCAGCTTCAGCTGATCAAGTTGTCAAGTCTATTTCAACAGCAAGTTCAGTAAATGTACAGGCAGCTGGAAAGCTTTTCTCCTACAAAGAAGTTGCTTTGGCTCCACCAGGAACAATTGTGAAGGCAGTGGCTGAACAGTTGCCAAAGGGAAATCTTCCCACAGAACCAAACCCTCCGGTGAGGCAAGAGACAGCTGCCTCAGAGATGGTTCTGGGTGAGGTGGCCACAGCAAAGGATTCAGAAGAAGAAGTTCAAAAGCCAATAGAAGAAAAGCAGCCCCTTCTTTCTGGGGAGGAGAAAAAGGGCTATATTGATGAAGAGGAAAATACAAAATCAGGGGATCCAGTAGCAAGACAGCCCATGGACGAGATAAAGAATGCCACTGATAATAACATTGAAACTGAAGGTGGAACATTGGAAGTAAAGAGTGCTGATGCCAAATGTACAAGAAGAGAAACTCCTAATATTGTAAACTCAGAAGTTGAGGATTTAGATGACATGATGGATTCAAGCGCTATTGGCCTGGGCAATGAAGGcttggaagaaagaaaaacttcCCCTGACCCAGAACCTTTGTCCGTACTAACTGAAAATGCAACCTTattgtcagataaagatgcttCAAATCTAAATGGAAAGGAGGTGGATGAAAGTTTACATGATCTAGCCGCTGGCTTCACGGGTACTAAGGCATCACCAACTGAAATAGGAAAGCAAGATGAAACAGAAGCTGCAAAGGAGACAACCAAGAAGCTCTCTGCAGAAGCACCGCCTTTCAATCCATCTATGATTCCTGTTTTTGGCTCAGTTAATGTTCCAGGATTCAAAGATCATGGAGGAATTCTGCCCCCGCCAGTGAACAATCCTCCTATCATTGCATTTAATCCTGTCCGTAGATCTCCTCATCAATCTGCAACAGCTAGAGTTCCATATGGTCCCAGGCTGTCTGGTGGATATAACAGATCTGGGAATCGGGGTCCTCGTTACAAAGAAGGCTTCCACAATGGTGAACATACTGGAGATGGAAATCCCTTGAGCCCTCCAAGAATAATGAACCCTCTTGCAGCTGAATTTGTACCTGGCATACCTTGGGTTCCCAATGGCTATCCAGTTTCTCCGAATGGCTTTATGGCTAGCCCAAACGGTGTTCCGGTGTCTCCAAATGGTTATCCCATATCCCCAAATGGAATTCCAGTATCAATAAATGGATATCCAACATCACTGAATGGTATTCCAATCACTCAAGACGGGTTCCCTGCATACCCAATCAATTCAGTAGAATCACCTACGGTTGATACTGTTGAAGTTTGTTCTGAAAACGAAAATGTAGCTGCAGCAGAGGAGGGTGGTACTGATGATCCCTTGATGCAAGTTGGAGTTCAAGAACAATCGAGTATGGAAGAAGTACAAAAAAATCATGATGGAAATGCTTATCCTGAACTTGACGAAGTGCCAACCGTCATGGGAGTGGCAAGTAATAATGTGGTAAAAGAAACCTGCAGTGACATGCCAGTTGAGGAAAAACCAAGCAAGTGTTGGGGAGATTATAGTGATAATGAAGCTGAGATCGTTGAGGTTACAAGTTGA